A stretch of Komagataella phaffii GS115 chromosome 2, complete sequence DNA encodes these proteins:
- a CDS encoding Voltage-gated high-affinity calcium channel translates to MTDKHRKNNSFESGGAISSSSSLNSRGSSTTRHNAGNQDIPHVSIDDTDSGRESRSPRRFQKQISPFRSPRLGFLNNLHSPKLKTKFEPAYHELEDQDDGNDNDVSRTMPTLRIDTEYSETGSNPFLVADEQPKSPSGSFLHSPILENAQSSDVLNTGLELALGERLGKGAWLPTAENADETQDQDFTNYQEHSIPDDGSQAQKYDQSSSLSPYENIEMASLNSKLSNIETRVESNSSKPSSPKLDTSPKKVTSAVRRLSLRVSGKDDLEESQNMRTSGDMPQIYLSDTSDSNDYLQPAVSKSDFLSVHPESTRGSFLPTDGKQDGLSSIGSAKEEVQKHEDEHEEICLFGSTLRLFDNDSRVRQRCAKIVMHKYFDPVVVFLIFLVTVLLSYQLWIPEVRGYHHAEEYTSVDWVLVFIYVLFTIETVLKIITFGLVDDSQMYEALNITMKTNQFWLFWDRWDWKKLQFKSQTSSYRKTMSEPSEKFSHSSTKLNRAYLRVSWNRIDFVSVFAFWISLFLSINHYDLRNGIFIFRSLMCLKILRLVNLTHGTFTILKALKEAIPELIDVILFLVCFWSFFAILGVQCFKASFRRQCVWTNPADPTDTFVNEMQFCGSYLDNGRTMPYIYSNGESSGIAKGYRCPQNSVCVSDVNPYGGVLSFDNIAHSFEIVFVIMSANTFTDLMYYVIDSENLAASLFFIVTLFTLTVWLVNLIIAVIVHSFMRIKDNIKAQNKSRNADRLLISKTCKKQHETYSKTKRILYYSKFEPLFCLLIVCNIAIRAKFDNASIVYRFDCAVTIVLLLEIIARFCIFLPKWRIFFYSYANVIDLLLAVITALIIIPPIRTNLNIAYDWLSFFFLFRIYRVVMMISYIKMTWYRIIVNLQSIIDLSIFYFVLLFLVSIIVTRLTEGILPEEEIEENMLTLYNLPNSFISLYIITTTEDWTSILYLVQQYSPNTSTAVFVACYLIFWFFFSNMLIFNIFIAVIAKSLEVSEMDKRKLQITSFYNKLKRHLNEQKYTGLLSSFKRKFTKKSDYKDKEEFDEALLLLLLNGKLNEYLMVNAAQKPESNRIYNYISKFSFVQKIEKFLTSCFQNPFYNFDSFHNGYKKRDDLTFAEASQFLMDQKQLLANERTKYLKENPFYNTSLYIFAPNNKLRMKCQRIVRPTNGKRIEGVQPNEKLKDTFLFVSFLVTIMMVVSVCIVTPLYRREYAFYSSDWGWPTYLDCAFTIFFTLEFIVSVIADGLAFTPHAYLRSPWNCIDAAVLITLWINFISELQHSGPASRVVNGFRALRAFRLLTLSSTAKETFQNTMISGFWKILNAAVVSMTLLVPFSIWGMSIFKHRLGYCNDEESTMAECMDEFANEVFNWEVLSPRVYVEPPLYLDDFVTSFKSLYEIISLEGWVDLLEDVMNITGLGLPPSHFADPFNGLFVVLFNFCSTVFILTLFVSVIISNYSKNTGTAYLTEEQKSWYEIEKVLGTVKPSKRRDASRFGPVTRWSYRLVVERNVYWKAFLNTCLFVHTIALFCEIYPSPAMLNDFRYAAYLICSIAFTINVILTMVAIGPKDFFTSRWNLFKTVVVIGALLTSAIAYDLPRNTVFANINKLFLISLLFFVIPRSDRLNQLLKFASASLPALLSLAYTWGVLFLVYAIAMNQIFGLTRTNENSSNNVNFRTVPKALILLFRMSFGEGWNYVMNDFAVEAPFCFYSSNVYDSDCGSKSYAYFLFMTWNILSMYIFVNMFISLVVDSFSYVYRSSGPLSNVTRGELRLFKQAWLPFDQRGTGYISEERLMSFLRKPKGVFSYHIYDERYSVTTLSKRWFVQHNASDPYDVFIDYGAMSTDITHLSQMRLKTQNRIQTYERMVEYFRLINRRNNFKGIDFTSTIRRLALVTLFEESSCLKLEDFLTHFMTNQKCDLAIKEKRVIETLKMVICRWKFKMKDYDALRSMVLEDELNTAFIKQEFIPTESENPFEETESNKLQGEYPKPDIQAQPYPKFDYHNTFDRYDPYNYASYGYRGDEHGFSQDIRLRNLTTSNDETTVNPFVHTSVEADENDSDKKTTTSVKETELASRTSSSST, encoded by the coding sequence ATGACTGACAAGCATCGCAAGAACAACTCTTTTGAGTCTGGAGGAGCCATTTCTTCCTCGAGCTCCTTAAATTCAAGGGGTAGCTCGACAACACGGCACAACGCAGGAAATCAAGATATTCCACACGTGAGTATAGACGATACAGATTCTGGACGAGAGAGCCGAAGCCCTAGAAgatttcagaaacaaatcagCCCGTTCAGGTCTCCTAGATTGGGTTTTCTGAACAATTTGCATTCCCCAAAACTGAAGACTAAGTTTGAACCTGCATATCACGAACTAGAAGACCAAGACGATGGTAACGACAATGACGTGTCAAGGACAATGCCCACTCTACGCATAGACACTGAGTACAGTGAGACAGGATCCAACCCCTTTTTGGTTGCAGATGAACAGCCAAAATCTCCGTCGGGCAGTTTTTTGCATTCGccaattcttgaaaacGCTCAATCATCTGATGTTTTAAATACAGGTCTTGAATTGGCTTTGGGTGAAAGGTTAGGTAAAGGTGCCTGGCTGCCCACTGCTGAAAATGCAGATGAAACTCAAGATCAAGACTTCACCAATTATCAAGAACATTCGATCCCGGATGATGGCAGCCAAGCCCAAAAATACGACCAGAGCTCCTCACTTTCTCCATATGAAAACATAGAAATGGCGTCACTGAATAGTAAACTATCAAACATAGAGACTAGGGTTGAATCTAATTCATCAAAGCcttcaagtccaaaatTAGACACTTCGCCGAAAAAGGTTACTTCAGCAGTTCGGAGACTTTCCTTGAGAGTTAGTGGGAAGGACGATTTGGAGGAGTCCCAAAACATGAGAACGTCTGGTGATATGCCTCAAATTTATTTAAGTGATACATCTGATTCGAATGATTATTTACAGCCGGCAGtatcaaaatcagattTTTTAAGTGTACATCCTGAATCCACAAGAGGTTCCTTTCTTCCAACAGATGGCAAGCAGGATGGCCTGTCTTCGATTGGCTCTGCTAAAGAAGAGGTTCAAAAACACGAGGATGAACACGAAGAGATCTGCTTATTTGGATCCACTTTGCGATTGTTTGACAACGACAGCAGAGTTAGACAAAGGTGTGCAAAAATAGTGATGCACAAATATTTTGATCCCGTGGttgttttcttgattttcttaGTGACTGTTCTTTTATCCTATCAACTATGGATTCCAGAAGTTAGAGGCTATCATCATGCAGAAGAGTATACTAGTGTTGACTGGGTCTTGGTGTTTATATATGTCCTGTTCACAATAGAAACAGTTCTCAAGATAATAACGTTCGGCCTCGTCGATGACTCACAAATGTACGAGGCTTTGAATATCACCATGAAAACTAACCAGTTTTGGTTATTTTGGGACAGATGGGATTGGAAAAAACTGCAATTTAAAAGCCAGACATCCTCTTATCGAAAGACTATGAGCGAACCTtcagaaaagttttcacATAGTTCCACGAAGCTGAACAGAGCTTATTTAAGAGTCAGTTGGAATCGCATAGATTTTGTTAGTGTGTTTGCATTCTGGATATCCCTGTTTCTTTCGATCAATCATTATGACCTTCGCAACGGCATATTCATTTTCAGATCATTAATGTgtttgaaaattttgaggCTTGTCAATCTGACTCATGGCACCTTCACCATCCTAAAGGCATTAAAAGAGGCCATACCAGAATTAATAGATGTCATTTTATTCTTAGTGTGCTTTTGGTCTTTTTTTGCAATTTTAGGCGTTCAATGTTTTAAAGCATCATTTAGGCGGCAATGTGTTTGGACCAACCCTGCTGATCCCACCGATACTTTCGTAAATGAAATGCAATTTTGTGGGAGTTATTTGGATAATGGAAGAACAATGCCCTATATTTACTCAAATGGAGAAAGTTCAGGAATTGCAAAAGGTTATCGTTGCCCTCAAAATTCGGTATGCGTCTCCGATGTCAATCCCTATGGAGGTGTACTAAGTTTTGATAATATTGCGcactcttttgaaatagtGTTTGTCATAATGAGTGCTAATACTTTCACAGACTTGATGTACTACGTTATAGACAGTGAGAATCTTGCTGCATCATTATTCTTCATTGTCACTCTGTTTACACTTACCGTTTGGTTAGTCAACTTGATAATTGCTGTCATTGTGCACTCGTTTATGAGGATCAAGGATAATATCAAAGCTCAAAATAAAAGTCGAAATGCCGATAGATTACTCATTTCTAAAACTTGCAAGAAGCAGCACGAAACCTACTCGAAGACAAAACGTATTCTCTACTACAGCAAGTTTGAACCacttttttgtttgttgatTGTTTGTAACATTGCAATCAGGGCTAAATTTGACAATGCAAGCATTGTTTATAGGTTTGATTGTGCAGTGACTATCGTGTTGCTACTTGAAATTATTGCCAGATTTTGCATCTTTTTACCTAAGTGGAGGATTTTCTTCTACTCCTATGCCAACGTGATCGATCTACTGCTGGCAGTGATCACAGCTCTTATAATTATTCCTCCAATTAGGACTAACCTAAACATTGCTTATGATTGGCTCTcgtttttctttctctttagAATTTATCGTGTGGTCATGATGATCAGTTATATCAAAATGACATGGTACCGCATCATCGTTAATTTGCAATCAATTATTGATCTTTCCATATTTTACTTTGTTctcttgtttttggtttcaatAATTGTAACAAGATTGACAGAAGGAATATTGcctgaagaagaaattgaagagaataTGCTGACGCTCTACAACCTTCCCAATTCTTTTATTTCGTTATACATCATAACAACCACGGAAGATTGGACATCAATACTTTACTTAGTTCAGCAGTACTCTCCAAACACATCAACAGCAGTATTTGTCGCTTGTTACTTGATATTTTGgtttttcttctctaaCATGTTGatcttcaatattttcATTGCTGTCATTGCAAAGAGTCTGGAAGTTTCAGAAATGGACAAGCGAAAACTTCAAATTACATCTTTTTAtaacaagttgaaaaggcACTTGAATGAGCAAAAGTATACAGGTCTTCTGTCAAGcttcaaaaggaaattTACTAAGAAAAGCGATTACAAAgataaagaagaatttgacgAGGCACTTTTACTCTTGCTGCTAAATGGGAAGCTTAATGAATATCTAATGGTAAATGCAGCTCAAAAGCCTGAATCCAATAGAATATATAACTacatttcaaagttttctttcGTGCAGAAGATTGAGAAATTTCTTACTTCTTGCTTTCAGAATCCATTTTACAACTTTGACTCCTTTCACAACGGATACAAGAAAAGGGATGATCTTACATTTGCAGAGGCTTCTCAGTTTCTCATGGACCAGAAACAGCTTCTTGCCAATGAAAGAACCAAATACCTGAAAGAGAATCCTTTTTACAACACTTCATTGTATATTTTTGCTCCTAACAACAAGTTAAGAATGAAATGTCAAAGAATAGTCCGTCCTACTAATGGAAAGAGGATTGAAGGTGTCCAGCCAAAtgagaaactgaaagatACATTCCTTTTTGTCAGCTTTCTCGTTACCATTATGATGGTTGTGTCGGTATGTATTGTCACACCATTATATCGAAGGGAGTATGCATTTTATTCTTCCGATTGGGGGTGGCCCACATATCTAGATTGTGCATTcacaatttttttcacaCTAGAGTTCATTGTTTCAGTGATTGCTGACGGCTTAGCATTTACGCCACATGCATACCTCAGATCGCCCTGGAACTGTATTGATGCTGCGGTTCTTATCACCTTATGGATCAATTTTATTTCAGAACTTCAACATAGTGGCCCTGCATCCCGAGTTGTTAATGGATTTAGAGCACTAAGAGCTTTTCGATTATTAACTTTGAGCTCGACGGCCAAAGAGACGTTTCAAAACACTATGATTTCAGgcttttggaagattttAAATGCCGCTGTAGTGTCCATGACCTTGTTGGTACCATTCTCCATCTGGGGTATGTCCATATTCAAGCATCGATTAGGCTATTGCAATGACGAGGAAAGCACAATGGCCGAATGTATGGATGAATTCGCAAACGAAGTTTTTAATTGGGAAGTTCTGAGCCCTCGAGTTTATGTGGAACCTCCTTTGTATCTTGACGATTTTGTTACTTCTTTTAAGTCACTTTACGAAATCATTTCACTGGAAGGATGGGTTGAccttttggaagatgttaTGAATATAACAGGACTAGGACTTCCACCGAGTCATTTTGCTGATCCCTTCAATGGTCTGTTTGTTGTATTGTTTAACTTTTGCAGTACAGTTTTCATTCTGACCTTGTTTGTGTCAGTCATTATCAGCAACTATTCCAAGAATACAGGAACCGCTTACTTAACGGAAGAACAAAAATCATGGTATGAGATAGAAAAAGTTCTAGGAACAGTGAAACCTTCCAAGAGGCGGGATGCGTCAAGATTTGGGCCGGTGACAAGGTGGTCTTACAGATTAGTAGTTGAAAGAAACGTTTACTGGAAGGCGTTCTTAAACACCTGCCTTTTTGTTCACACCATCGCTCTTTTTTGTGAAATTTATCCAAGCCCTGCAATGCTGAATGATTTTAGATATGCTGCTTATTTGATATGTTCTATTGCGTTCACTATTAACGTTATACTAACGATGGTTGCTATCGGGCCCAAAGACTTTTTCACCAGCAGATGGAACCTATTCAAGACTGTTGTCGTTATCGGGGCCTTACTCACTTCAGCAATTGCATACGATCTCCCCAGAAATACGGTCTTCGCAAACATAAATAAattgttcttgatctcccttttgttttttgtGATTCCAAGAAGTGATAGACTCAACCAGTTATTGAAGTTTGCTAGCGCAAGTTTGCCGGCTCTTTTATCCTTAGCCTATACGTGGGGTGTTCTGTTCTTGGTTTATGCCATTGCTATGAACCAAATATTTGGTTTGACAAGGACGAATGAAAACTCGTCCAATAATGTTAACTTCAGAACCGTTCCAAAGGCTTTAATCCTACTTTTCAGGATGAGTTTTGGTGAAGGTTGGAATTATGTCATGAATGATTTTGCAGTCGAGGCTCCGTTTTGTTTTTATTCTAGCAATGTTTACGACTCCGACTGTGGAAGTAAATCATATGCCTACTTCTTGTTCATGACTTGGAACATATTGTCGATGTACATTTTTGTGAACATGTTCATATCTTTGGTGGTTGATAGTTTCAGTTACGTTTACCGCAGTTCGGGACCTCTCTCAAATGTCACCAGAGGAGAATTGCGATTGTTCAAACAGGCATGGCTACCGTTTGATCAAAGGGGAACTGGTTACATCTCAGAGGAACGGTTAATGAGTTTCCTAAGAAAACCAAAGGGAGTATTTTCTTACCATATCTATGACGAAAGATATTCAGTGACAACTTTGAGTAAGAGATGGTTTGTCCAACATAATGCCAGCGATCCTTACGATGTCTTCATTGATTACGGTGCAATGTCCACTGATATAACTCATTTGTCACAGATGAGGCTTAAAACGCAAAACAGAATTCAAACTTACGAAAGAATGGTTGAATATTTCAGGTTGATTAATAGGAGAAATAATTTCAAGGGAATTGACTTCACCAGCACAATTAGAAGGCTGGCTCTGGTTACACTGTTTGAAGAGAGTTCATGCTTAAAGCTTGAGGATTTCTTGACTCACTTTATGACCAATCAAAAGTGTGATTTGGCCATCAAGGAGAAGAGAGTCATTGAGACACTGAAGATGGTCATCTGCCGTtggaaattcaaaatgaaagatTATGATGCTCTTCGAAGTATGGTTCTGGAAGATGAACTGAATACTGCGTTTATCAAGCAAGAATTTATTCCAACAGAATCCGAAAATCCGTTTGAGGAAACTGAATCGAATAAACTTCAAGGGGAATATCCAAAGCCTGATATCCAAGCCCAGCCTTACCCCAAGTTTGATTATCACAACACTTTTGACAGATACGATCCTTATAATTACGCTTCATATGGGTATAGAGGAGATGAGCACGGTTTTTCACAAGATATTCGTCTTCGAAATTTAACCACCAGCAATGACGAAACTACTGTTAATCCCTTTGTCCATACTTCTGTTGAAGCAGATGAAAATGACTCCGATAAGAAAACAACCACGTCGGTCAAGGAAACAGAACTAGCTTCTCGTACCAGTAGTTCGTCTACTTGA
- a CDS encoding Putative catalytic subunit of a class II histone deacetylase complex, whose product MEILKEEATESNGKRKLEEESDALQLSKQEGEGHLSGLPPSGKWDDNQIVNGSVIVPVVEPKLRYITLKTGLCYDVRMRYHAKIFTSYFEYIDPHPEDPRRIYRIYKILAENGLITDPTLSGIDQIGDYMLKIPVREATAEEILLVHSEEHLKFIESTSSMSRERLLEETEKGDSVYFNHDSLLSAKLSCGGAIEACKAVVEGRVKNALAVVRPPGHHAEPDSPGGFCLFSNVAVAAKNILRNYPESVRKIVVLDWDVHHGNGTQKAFWEDPRVLYISLHRYEQGKYYPGTKAGGADQCGENEGLGKNINIPWPVGGMNDADYLYAFRKVVMPVCREYAPDLLIISSGFDAAEGDIIGGCHISPAGYSQMTHMLKSLARGNVCVVLEGGYNLDSIANSALSVTKVLLGESPEEPKVTVPSAHAIEVIDDVIKIQSQYWKTLQPAYTGICFTNPSIMGNYSLLVNPATEKKVLSDLAVNPRLCDAVRNSQAQYLSSKFGFINLPVVSGKGLTSPSLDNQVLSTKDIFQANTIIIVIHDPSDVWARQDPRSGLLDLSGSMIVDTSSKFVEWAVNLKYGVIDINVPLTLTGKDDETYNNVTASQELLLYIWDNYIQYFPVTKIALVGFGDAYNGVIHLCGHREVRSIVKASINFLDRTPLRAIVSSIDESVTDWFYKNSLVFTSTRHPCWGEQGTSEMKRPRKKYGRVLKADIDGLPNIVDERFEETTDFILDSIEEYEDESSN is encoded by the coding sequence ATGGAAATTTTAAAAGAAGAAGCGACGGAAAGCAACGGTAAAAGAAAGCTCGAGGAGGAAAGTGATGCCTTGCAATTGTCCAAACAAGAAGGTGAGGGCCATCTTTCCGGATTACCTCCCTCAGGTAAATGGGACGATAACCAAATCGTTAACGGGTCGGTAATTGTCCCCGTGGTAGAACCTAAACTTAGATATATTACGCTCAAGACTGGTTTATGTTATGATGTGCGCATGAGGTATCATGCCAAAATTTTCACGTCCTACTTTGAGTACATCGATCCACACCCTGAAGACCCTAGAAGGATATATCGTATTTATAAGATACTAGCAGAAAATGGGCTTATCACAGATCCAACGCTGTCTGGAATAGATCAAATCGGTGACTATATGCTCAAAATCCCTGTTAGAGAAGCCACGGCGGAGGAAATTCTATTGGTACATTCAGAAGAGCATTTGAAATTTATAGAGAGTACTTCAAGCATGTCCAGAGAGAGGCTTCTAGAGGAAACGGAAAAAGGGGATTCGGTGTACTTCAACCATGATTCTTTGCTAAGTGCTAAGTTATCTTGTGGGGGAGCCATTGAAGCGTGTAAGGCAGTCGTCGAAGGAAGGGTTAAGAATGCCCTCGCTGTGGTCAGGCCTCCAGGGCATCATGCAGAGCCAGACTCCCCAGGAGGATTCTGCCTTTTTTCCAATGTCGCCGTAGCTGCCAAAAACATTCTCAGGAACTACCCTGAATCGGTCAGAAAAATAGTAGTTCTCGATTGGGATGTTCATCATGGAAACGGTACCCAAAAGGCTTTTTGGGAAGACCCCAGAGTTCTATATATCTCTCTGCATCGTTACGAGCAGGGCAAATACTACCCTGGGACAAAAGCTGGAGGAGCTGATCAATGTGGAGAAAATGAAGGTTTAGGgaaaaacatcaacatCCCTTGGCCTGTTGGAGGTATGAACGACGCTGATTACCTCTATGCCTTTAGAAAAGTTGTCATGCCTGTTTGCAGGGAATACGCACCCGACTTGCTAATCATTTCCTCTGGGTTTGACGCTGCTGAAGGAGATATCATTGGGGGATGTCATATATCGCCCGCTGGTTACAGTCAAATGACCCACATGCTAAAGTCCCTTGCACGGGGAAACGTGTGTGTTGTTCTAGAAGGTGGATATAACCTGGATTCGATAGCAAACTCTGCATTAAGTGTTACCAAAGTGCTCTTGGGTGAATCACCTGAAGAACCCAAAGTCACAGTACCAAGTGCTCATGCTATTGAAGTCATAGATGATGTCATCAAAATTCAATCTCAGTATTGGAAAACTCTCCAACCCGCATACACAGGAATATGTTTTACAAACCCTTCAATTATGGGTAATTACTCTTTACTAGTAAATCCAGCcactgaaaagaaagttctCAGCGATCTCGCAGTTAATCCAAGACTATGCGATGCTGTTAGAAATTCCCAAGCTCAGTATTTGTCGTCCAAGTTTGGTTTCATTAATCTGCCAGTTGTTTCAGGCAAAGGATTGACTTCTCCATCTCTGGATAACCAGGTTCTGTCAACAAAGGACATCTTCCAAGCCAATACCATAATAATAGTAATACACGATCCATCCGATGTATGGGCCAGACAAGACCCGAGGTCTGGACTGCTGGATCTCTCCGGGTCTATGATAGTCGACACCTCTTCTAAATTCGTTGAATGGGCTGTGAACTTGAAATATGGAGTTATAGATATAAATGTTCCATTGACATTGACAGGCAAGGATGATGAAACATACAACAACGTTACAGCTTCTCAGGAGCTACTCCTTTATATTTGGGACAATTACATTCAGTACTTTCCAGTTACAAAAATTGCACTTGTTGGATTCGGTGATGCTTACAATGGAGTCATACACCTTTGTGGTCATCGAGAAGTCCGCAGCATAGTGAAAGCTTCTATCAACTTCCTGGATAGAACTCCGTTACGTGCTATTGTTTCCAGCATAGATGAATCTGTCACTGACTGGTTTTATAAAAACTCACTAGTTTTCACTAGTACTAGGCATCCTTGTTGGGGAGAACAGGGAACCAGTGAAATGAAGAGACCTCGTAAAAAGTATGGTAGAGTGCTGAAGGCTGACATAGATGGACTGCCaaatattgttgatgaaagatttgagGAAACTACCGACTTTATTTTAGACTCCATCGAAGAATACGAAGATGAGAGTTCTAACTAA
- a CDS encoding UDP-GlcNAc-binding and catalytic subunit of the enzyme that mediates the first step in GPI synthesis, whose product MNIAMVSDFFYPQPGGVELHMYHLSQKLIDRGHSVVVITHSYGGRTGVRVLTNGLKVYYIPFAVVMMQCTLPAVFSAFPILRNIFIRENIEIVHGHGSLSFLCLEAIMHAKTMGLKTIFTDHSLFGFATVSSIVGNKLLTFTLTEIGHVICVSHTCKENTVLRSSLDPNKASVIPNAVVASDFTPEPNFRDENTITIVIISRLFPNKGADLLTAIIPRICAYHEKIRFIIAGDGPKFIDFEQMVEKYQLQDKVQLIGSIKHEEVRNVMVKGHIYLHASLTEAFGTVLVEAASCGLFVVTTNVGGIPEVLPNHMTAYALPEEESIVSALTSAIDKISAGKIHTSGFHNQVKEMYDWRDVAQRTELVYINVKRTTKPTTTLERIKKYYIHGFWGGKLFVLCLVVDIFILTVLDFWYPRDKIDRAAKWPHGQKYAKPQS is encoded by the coding sequence ATGAATATTGCAATGGTCTCGGACTTCTTCTACCCGCAGCCAGGCGGAGTTGAACTCCATATGTACCATCTATCCCAAAAATTGATAGATAGAGGCCATTCTGTGGTGGTGATTACACATAGTTATGGTGGACGCACTGGAGTAAGAGTTCTTACAAACGGACTGAAAGTGTATTATATACCCTTTGCAGTGGTAATGATGCAATGTACACTTCCTGCAGTATTCTCTGCATTCCCCATACTTAGGAACATATTTATCAGAGAGAACATTGAGATTGTACATGGCCATGGATCCCTAAGTTTCCTCTGTCTTGAGGCCATCATGCATGCGAAAACAATGGGCCTCAAAACCATATTCACAGACCATTCGTTGTTCGGGTTTGCTACTGTTTCAAGTATAGTTGGAAATAAACTTTTAACATTCACATTGACTGAAATTGGCCATGTTATCTGTGTTTCTCACACTTGCAAGGAAAACACAGTGCTGAGATCGTCATTAGATCCAAACAAAGCTTCGGTCATACCCAATGCCGTTGTAGCTAGTGACTTCACACCGGAACCCAATTTTAGAGACGAAAATACCATAACCATAGTGATAATATCCAGGCTGTTCCCAAACAAAGGAGCTGATCTGTTGACAGCGATaattccaagaatttgTGCATACCATGAAAAGATTAGGTTTATTATAGCTGGTGATGGCCCGAAGTTCATCGATTTCGAACaaatggttgaaaaatatcagTTGCAAGACAAAGTTCAATTGATTGGAAGCATCAAGCACGAAGAAGTTAGAAATGTCATGGTCAAAGGCCATATATATTTACACGCATCTCTTACAGAGGCCTTCGGCACCGTTTTGGTAGAAGCCGCATCCTGTGGGCTGTTCGTTGTCACTACAAATGTTGGAGGAATCCCCGAGGTCTTACCTAACCACATGACTGCATATGCATTGccagaagaagaatcaattgTATCTGCCCTAACATCTGCCATTGACAAAATATCGGCTGGGAAAATTCACACCTCAGGATTTCACAATCAAGTAAAAGAAATGTATGACTGGAGAGACGTCGCTCAGCGAACAGAGCTGGTCTACATCAATGTGAAAAGGACTACAAAGCCCACCACCACCTTGGAAAGAATTAAAAAATACTACATACACGGCTTTTGGGGTGGTAAATTATTTGTCTTATGTTTGGTGGTTGATATTTTTATACTAACAGTTCTTGACTTTTGGTATCCCAGAGATAAGATAGACCGAGCAGCCAAGTGGCCCCATGGACAGAAATATGCCAAGCCCCAGTCATGA